One window from the genome of Motacilla alba alba isolate MOTALB_02 unplaced genomic scaffold, Motacilla_alba_V1.0_pri HiC_scaffold_35, whole genome shotgun sequence encodes:
- the CDC42EP2 gene encoding cdc42 effector protein 2: MSTKVPIYLKRGSRKGKKEKLRDILSSDMISPPLGDFRHTIHVGSGGEGDTFGDVSFLQGKFHLLPRADAGERGAEAAAPFEFSRAATVSGGEAAAPSPLLKNAISLPALGAAQALTLPAAQAPPKPPRLHLDEAAPSPPSPCPRLAAAANGEAEPFLSHAGSLLSLHVDLGPSILEDVLQVMDRHRAERGAGARPEILT, from the coding sequence ATGTCCACCAAGGTGCCGATCTACCTGAAGAGGGGCAGCCGCAAGGGCAAGAAGGAGAAGCTGCGGGACATCCTGTCCTCGGACATGATCAGCCCTCCGCTGGGCGACTTCCGCCACACCATCCACGTGGGCAGCGGCGGCGAGGGCGACACGTTCGGGGACGtctccttcctgcagggcaAGTTCCACCTGCTGCCCCGCGCCGACGCCGGCGAGCGCGGCgccgaggcggcggcgccgTTCGAGTTCTCGCGCGCGGCCACCGTGTCGGgcggcgaggcggcggcgccgTCGCCGCTGCTCAAGAACGCCATTTCGCTGCCGGCGCTCGGCGCGGCGCAGGCCCTGACCCTGCCCGCGGCGCAGGCCCCGCCGAAGCCCCCGCGGCTGCACCTGGACGAGGCCGCGCCGTCGCCGCCGTCGCCGTGCCCCCGGCTGGCCGCGGCCGCCAACGGCGAGGCCGAGCCCTTCCTGTCGCACGCCGGCTCGCTGCTGTCCCTGCACGTGGACCTGGGGCCGTCCATCCTGGAGGACGTGCTGCAGGTCATGGACAGGCACCGGGCCGAGCGCGGCGCCGGGGCGCGGCCGGAGATCCTGACGTGA
- the POLA2 gene encoding DNA polymerase alpha subunit B, which produces ANELLAFVTSKDLDLQLTPEGLDTFEHEVLAKRGGRGRRGRDERRGLLHDIHSLQELLDEEQEDELLDAYTTPSKGSQKRSNSTPETPRPKRAPASRSPYGLFSPGSFSPSVTPSQKYSSRGGGGEVVASLGSVQGPAWSGRGGCAVRIFGSAERSLSKPYKFMFQKALDVREALAGRMEELGEVLQRHHGLDGFSSAVLPAQEPVTVLGQIACDGNGKLNAKSVLLLGDREHSGGAQVPLDLSELPEYSLFPGQVVALEGTNSTGRRMLVTKLYEGVPLPFHTPTEPMAEQRMVLVACGPFTPSDSVAFEPLSDLLDVVARDRPDVCVLLGPFLDAKHEQVESCQLLSPFSDVFRLCLRTIIEGTRSAGSQLVLVPSLRDVSHDFVYPQPPFSLPELPKEDRVRVLLVPEPCTLDIDGVVFGLTSTDLLFHMGAEEISSSSGGSDRFTRILRHVLTQRSFYPLYPPSEELNVDWEALAAFAALPVTPDVLVTPSELRFFVKDVLGCVCINPGRLTKGQAGGTYGRLLLRRERRGDGTADGTRDGSGDSPAESAGDNPGDRDGDSPAKSAGDAPRSSPCVAAQVVRI; this is translated from the exons GCCAACGAGCTGCTGGCCTTCGTCACCAGCAAGGACCTGGACCTGCAGCTCACCCCCGAGGGCCTCGACACCTTCGAGCACGAG GTGCTGGCCaagcgcggcggccgcggccggcgCGGGCGGGACGAGCGCCGGGGGCTCCTCCACGACATCCACTCGCTCCAGGAGCT CCTCGACGAGGAACAGGAGGACGAGCTGCTGGACGCCTACACCACCCCATCCAAG GGCTCCCAGAAACGCAGCAATTCCACCCCGGAGACGCCCCGGCCCAAGCGGGCGCCGGCGTCCCGCAGCCCCTACGGGCTCTTCTCCCCCGGCAGCTTCTCCCCGAG TGTCACCCCCTCCCAGAAATACTCGTCCCGGGGGGGCGGGGGCGAGGTCGTGGCCTCGCTGGGCTCCGTGCAGGGCCCGGCCTGGAGCGGCCGCGGCGGCTGCGCCGTCCGGATCTTCGGCAGCGCCGAGCGGAGCCTCAGCAAACCCTACAAGTTCATGTTCCAGAAGGCGCTGGACGTGCGGGAAG CGCTGGCCGGGCGCATGGAGGAGCTCGGGGAGGTCCTGCAGAGGCACCACGGCCTGGACGGCTTCAGCTCAGCCGTGCTCCCGGCTCAG GAGCCGGTGACGGTGCTGGGGCAGATCGCCTGTGACGGCAACGGGAAGCTCAACGCCAAAtccgtgctgctgctgggggacagggagcacTCGGGGGGCGCCCAGGTCCCACTGGACCTCTCGGAGCTTCCGGAATATTCCCTGTTCCCAGGACAG GTGGTGGCTCTGGAAGGCACCAACAGCACGGGCAGGAGGATGCTGGTGACCAAGCTCTACGAG GGGGTCCCTCTGCCCTTCCACACCCCCACGGAGCCGATGGCAG agcagaggatggTGCTGGTGGCCTGTGGCCCCTTCACGCCCTCGGACAGCGTCGCCTTCGAGCCCCTGAGCGACCTCCTGGACGTCGTGGCCCGTGACCGCCCCGACGTCTGCGTCCTG CTCGGGCCCTTCCTGGACGCCAAACACGAGCAGGTGGAG agctgccagctcctgagCCCCTTCTCCGACGTGTTCCGCCTCTGCCTCAGGACCATCATCGAGGGCACCCGCAG cGCCGGCTCCCAGCTCGTGCTGGTGCCCTCGCTGCGCGACGTCTCCCACGACTTCGTGTACCCGCAGCCGCCCTTCTCCCTCCCGGAGCTGCCCAAGGAGGACAGAGTG CGCGTGCTCCTGGTGCCCGAGCCCTGCACGCTGGACATCGACGGCGtcgtcttcggcctcacctCCACCGACCTCCTCTTCCACATGGGGGCTGAGGAGATCAGCAG ctcctcGGGGGGCTCCGACCGCTTCACGCGGATCCTGCGGCACGTCCTGACCCAGCGCAG TTTCTACCCCCTGTACCCCCCCTCGGAGGAGCTGAACGTGGACTGGGAGGCGCTGGCGGCGTTCGCGGCGCTGCCGGTGACCCCCGACGTGCTGGTGACGCCGTCCGAGCTGCGCTTCTTCGTCAAG GACGTCCTGGGCTGCGTCTGCATCAACCCCGGGCGTTTGACCAAGGGCCAGGCCGGGGGCACCTACGGGCGGCTGCTGCTGcgccgggagcggcgcggggaCGGAACCGCGGACGGAACCAGGGACGGCTCTGGGGACAGTCCCGCAGAGAGTGCTGGGGACAATCccggggacagggatggggacagtccTGCCAAGAGTGCTGGGGACGCCCCCCGGAGCAGCCCCTGCGTGGCCGCCCAGGTGGTGAGGATTTGA